A portion of the uncultured Bacteroides sp. genome contains these proteins:
- a CDS encoding glycoside hydrolase family 97 protein: protein MKRNLLIILLTIVPLWIQAQEVQGPNGSLKVQLTLTNGSPFYAVTYNNKTVLEQSPLGLETTIGSFSTGLKICKESTRFIDDTYSLSHAKTSRVHYRANELVCSYLNANNDTLQIIFRVSNNDISQAYRIASAKRSHCTIDHEVTGFDFPVKTTTFITPQAPAGAGWEKTKPSYEEEYTIEEPIGTPSKYNLGYTFPALFHLENSHWVLLSETGVSSRYVGTCLSDGAKDGLYSIAFPDKKENDGLGDNTVTASLPLLTSWKTITVGETLKPIVETTSAYDVVKPIYEPSQVYKPGRSTWSWILWQDVSCNYQDQKTFIDLAATMGYEYILIDALWDKQIGYENMPSLIAYAQSKGVDVILWYNSNGAWNDAPQGPKHRMDAAPARQKEMEWMRSLGVKGIKVDFFGGDKQITMKLYEDILTDANKYGIFVNFHGTTLPRGWERMYPNHMSSEAALVSENMVFNQYHTDKEAYSATMLPFTRNAVSAMDFGPVFFNKRFSKDQINGTIRKTTDAFQVASSVIYQSPIQHFGITPNNLTEQPDYVLDFMKKVPTVWDETRFVDGYPGKYCVIARRYGDRWYIAAANANEQPKKLVLSLPWLMGKKLTVIYDKADRTAGQQISTVDKKGNLKIELQGQGGCVIYMK from the coding sequence ATGAAAAGAAATCTATTAATCATCCTATTGACGATTGTACCTCTTTGGATACAGGCGCAAGAAGTTCAGGGGCCTAATGGTTCCTTGAAAGTTCAACTTACGTTAACTAATGGAAGCCCGTTTTATGCAGTAACATACAACAATAAGACAGTCTTGGAACAATCCCCTCTTGGATTGGAAACAACCATCGGAAGTTTCTCCACGGGACTCAAAATATGTAAAGAATCAACTCGTTTCATTGATGATACTTATTCTTTATCACATGCAAAGACAAGTCGTGTGCATTATCGAGCCAATGAATTGGTATGTAGCTATCTCAATGCCAACAATGACACTTTACAGATCATCTTTCGAGTGAGCAACAACGATATTTCACAAGCCTATCGAATCGCTTCCGCTAAGCGTTCACATTGCACCATCGACCATGAAGTTACCGGATTTGATTTTCCGGTAAAGACGACCACTTTCATCACTCCACAAGCACCTGCAGGAGCAGGATGGGAAAAGACAAAACCCAGTTACGAAGAAGAATATACCATTGAGGAGCCAATAGGCACTCCATCAAAATATAATTTAGGATACACATTCCCTGCCCTCTTCCACTTGGAAAATAGTCATTGGGTGCTACTCTCGGAAACGGGAGTAAGTAGTCGTTATGTAGGAACTTGTTTGAGCGATGGCGCTAAAGACGGATTATATAGCATTGCTTTCCCTGATAAAAAAGAGAACGATGGCTTGGGAGACAACACAGTTACCGCTAGCCTTCCCCTACTTACCTCATGGAAGACCATCACTGTAGGAGAAACACTAAAACCAATAGTGGAGACTACCTCTGCTTACGACGTAGTAAAACCAATATACGAACCCTCACAAGTATACAAACCGGGACGTAGCACTTGGAGCTGGATACTGTGGCAAGATGTGAGCTGCAACTATCAGGATCAAAAGACCTTTATTGACCTGGCTGCAACTATGGGCTACGAATACATCTTGATTGATGCATTGTGGGACAAGCAAATCGGATATGAAAATATGCCCTCACTGATTGCGTATGCACAGTCAAAAGGAGTGGATGTGATTCTGTGGTACAACTCTAATGGTGCATGGAATGATGCGCCACAAGGACCAAAGCACAGAATGGACGCAGCCCCTGCTCGCCAGAAAGAAATGGAGTGGATGAGGTCCTTGGGCGTAAAAGGGATCAAGGTAGATTTCTTTGGAGGCGACAAACAGATAACCATGAAACTCTATGAAGACATACTGACTGATGCTAACAAATATGGCATCTTCGTCAACTTTCACGGCACAACCTTGCCAAGAGGTTGGGAACGAATGTATCCGAACCATATGAGCAGTGAGGCTGCTTTAGTCTCAGAGAATATGGTTTTCAACCAATATCACACAGATAAAGAGGCCTATTCTGCCACCATGTTGCCTTTTACCCGTAATGCGGTTTCAGCAATGGACTTTGGTCCGGTATTCTTTAATAAACGCTTCTCAAAAGATCAGATAAACGGTACGATAAGAAAAACGACCGATGCTTTTCAAGTAGCAAGCTCTGTCATTTACCAATCACCCATTCAGCACTTTGGCATCACGCCAAACAACTTAACGGAACAACCGGACTATGTACTTGATTTCATGAAGAAAGTGCCAACAGTGTGGGATGAAACTCGTTTTGTAGACGGCTATCCGGGTAAATACTGCGTAATCGCACGCCGATATGGAGACAGGTGGTATATCGCCGCAGCAAATGCAAATGAACAACCGAAGAAATTAGTCTTATCTCTGCCTTGGCTTATGGGCAAAAAATTAACGGTCATTTATGACAAGGCAGATCGCACAGCCGGACAACAGATCTCGACGGTAGATAAAAAAGGCAATCTGAAGATTGAACTACAAGGACAAGGCGGTTGCGTAATTTATATGAAATAA
- a CDS encoding alpha-L-arabinofuranosidase C-terminal domain-containing protein, whose protein sequence is MKKKILVSTLLVACMSLSAQKSATVKIYPEQGKQIIPREIYGQFAEHLGSCIYGGLWVGEKSDIPNTQGYRTDVLNALKELKVPVLRWPGGCFADEYHWTDGIGPKENRPKMVNNNWGGTIEDNSFGTHEFLNLCELIGCEPYISGNVGSGSVEELAKWVEYMTSDGDSPMANLRRKNGRDKAWKVKFLGVGNESWGCGGSMRPEYYADLYRRYSTYCRNYDGNQLYKIASGASDYDFSWTETLMKNVGGRMNGLSLHYYTVTGWNGSKGSATKFSKDDYYWTMGKCLEIEDVVKKHINIMDKYDPKKNVGLLVDEWGTWWDEEPGTTRGHLYQQNSMRDAFVASLTLDVFHKYTDRIQMANIAQIVNVLQSMILTKGKEMVLTPTYYVFDMYKVHQNATYLPLDLICDKVSVRDNRTVPLVSATASKDKAGVIHVSLSNVDTDNTQDVSIDISQFKISGVSGQILTSANITDYNSFETPNVVNLKDFKGAKVSKGVLKVELPAKSIVTLTIK, encoded by the coding sequence ATGAAGAAAAAAATTCTAGTCAGTACGCTATTAGTAGCTTGCATGTCTCTATCAGCACAGAAGAGTGCTACAGTAAAAATCTATCCGGAACAAGGGAAACAAATTATTCCCAGAGAAATCTACGGGCAATTTGCCGAACATCTTGGTTCATGCATTTATGGTGGACTCTGGGTGGGTGAAAAATCGGACATTCCTAACACTCAAGGTTATCGTACCGATGTGCTAAATGCACTAAAAGAATTGAAAGTACCTGTGCTACGTTGGCCGGGTGGATGCTTTGCCGATGAATATCATTGGACGGACGGAATCGGCCCGAAAGAAAATCGCCCTAAGATGGTGAACAACAACTGGGGAGGTACCATAGAAGACAACAGCTTCGGTACACACGAATTTCTAAACCTTTGCGAACTAATTGGATGCGAGCCTTATATCAGCGGTAACGTGGGTAGCGGTAGCGTGGAAGAATTAGCCAAGTGGGTAGAATACATGACTTCGGATGGAGACTCACCAATGGCCAACCTGCGTCGTAAGAATGGACGTGACAAAGCTTGGAAAGTAAAATTCCTTGGAGTAGGCAACGAAAGTTGGGGATGCGGCGGAAGTATGAGACCGGAATATTATGCCGACTTATATCGTCGCTATTCTACTTATTGCCGTAACTATGATGGTAACCAACTGTATAAAATAGCCAGTGGTGCCAGTGATTATGATTTCAGCTGGACAGAAACGTTAATGAAGAACGTAGGCGGCCGTATGAATGGTTTGTCTCTTCATTATTACACTGTTACAGGATGGAATGGCAGCAAAGGATCAGCCACAAAGTTCAGCAAAGACGACTATTATTGGACGATGGGCAAATGTCTGGAAATTGAAGATGTAGTGAAGAAGCACATCAATATCATGGATAAATATGATCCGAAAAAGAACGTCGGATTGCTCGTTGACGAATGGGGAACTTGGTGGGATGAAGAACCGGGAACAACTCGCGGCCACCTTTACCAACAAAACTCTATGCGTGATGCATTTGTCGCTTCACTGACCTTAGATGTGTTTCATAAATACACCGACCGCATACAAATGGCAAATATCGCACAGATTGTAAACGTATTGCAATCGATGATCCTGACGAAAGGAAAAGAGATGGTATTAACTCCAACTTATTACGTGTTCGATATGTATAAAGTTCATCAGAATGCAACATACCTCCCACTCGATCTGATCTGTGATAAAGTGAGCGTAAGAGATAATCGTACAGTTCCTTTGGTTAGCGCCACAGCATCAAAAGACAAAGCAGGAGTGATCCACGTCTCTCTATCCAATGTGGATACTGACAACACACAAGATGTATCTATTGACATCTCTCAGTTCAAGATTAGTGGGGTAAGCGGCCAAATACTGACCTCTGCCAACATCACGGACTATAACTCTTTTGAAACACCTAATGTGGTAAATCTGAAAGATTTTAAAGGCGCTAAAGTTAGTAAAGGTGTGCTAAAAGTGGAACTTCCCGCTAAATCGATTGTTACTTTAACGATAAAATAA
- the araA gene encoding L-arabinose isomerase, producing MAFENYEVWFVTGAQLLYGGDAVIAVDAHSNEIVKGLNGSGNLPVKVVYKGTVNSAREVTDTFKAANNEEKCIGVITWMHTFSPAKMWIHGLQELKKPLLHFHTQFNKEIPWETMDMDFMNLNQSAHGDREFGHMVTRMRKNRKVVVGHWQDAEAQAKIAVWMRVSAGWADAQDMRIIRFGDQMNNVAVTDGDKVEAELRLGYHVDYYPIANLVAVLNKVTDEEIQELVTTYEEEYTITEAQKKDAHFVNQVKEAARGEIALRRFLSEKGAKAFTTNFDDLAGIDQLPGLACQRLMAEGYGFGAEGDWKTAALFRTMWFMGQGLPKGCSFLEDYTLNFDGEKSAILQAHMLEVCPLIAEHKPKLEVHPLGIGGKNDPARLVFTSKQGEGVAATIIDMGNRFRLIVNKVDCIKSKELPKLPVASSLWIPQPNLEVGAAAWILAGGTHHTSFSYDLTVEYLEDYAEIAGIEMVVIDNNTTISEFKKELRMNEIYYMLNKALC from the coding sequence ATGGCATTCGAAAATTATGAAGTATGGTTCGTTACCGGAGCACAGCTCTTGTACGGAGGTGACGCAGTTATTGCAGTAGATGCACACTCAAACGAAATAGTAAAAGGACTCAATGGTTCGGGTAACCTGCCAGTAAAAGTCGTATATAAAGGTACAGTGAACTCAGCCAGAGAAGTTACTGATACTTTCAAAGCAGCTAACAATGAAGAAAAATGTATCGGTGTGATCACATGGATGCATACGTTCTCTCCTGCTAAAATGTGGATTCACGGATTGCAAGAGTTGAAAAAACCATTGTTGCACTTCCATACTCAGTTCAACAAGGAAATTCCATGGGAAACAATGGATATGGACTTTATGAACTTGAATCAGTCAGCGCATGGCGACCGTGAATTCGGACACATGGTAACTCGCATGCGTAAGAATCGCAAAGTGGTAGTAGGCCATTGGCAGGATGCTGAAGCACAAGCTAAGATTGCTGTGTGGATGCGCGTTTCAGCCGGTTGGGCAGATGCACAGGATATGCGTATCATCCGTTTCGGCGACCAAATGAACAACGTGGCAGTAACCGACGGAGATAAGGTAGAAGCAGAATTGCGTCTAGGTTACCACGTAGATTATTATCCTATTGCAAACCTCGTTGCTGTATTAAATAAGGTGACTGATGAAGAGATTCAAGAGTTAGTTACTACTTACGAAGAAGAATACACCATCACTGAGGCACAGAAGAAAGATGCTCACTTTGTTAATCAGGTAAAAGAGGCTGCTCGCGGAGAAATCGCTCTTCGTCGTTTTCTTTCTGAAAAAGGAGCCAAAGCTTTCACTACAAACTTCGATGATCTTGCCGGAATTGATCAACTACCGGGACTTGCTTGTCAGCGCTTAATGGCTGAAGGTTATGGTTTTGGCGCAGAAGGTGACTGGAAAACAGCTGCCCTCTTCCGCACCATGTGGTTCATGGGTCAGGGACTTCCCAAAGGATGCTCTTTCCTTGAAGACTATACACTGAACTTTGATGGAGAAAAAAGTGCGATTCTACAAGCACACATGCTCGAAGTTTGTCCACTCATTGCTGAACACAAACCTAAATTGGAAGTTCATCCATTGGGAATTGGTGGCAAGAACGACCCTGCTCGCTTAGTATTCACTTCTAAGCAAGGCGAAGGTGTTGCAGCAACAATTATTGACATGGGCAACCGTTTCCGCCTGATTGTGAATAAAGTTGATTGCATAAAGAGCAAAGAATTGCCTAAACTTCCCGTTGCTTCTTCTTTGTGGATTCCTCAACCTAATTTGGAAGTCGGAGCTGCTGCATGGATCTTGGCAGGTGGTACTCATCACACAAGTTTCTCTTACGACTTAACAGTTGAGTATCTGGAAGATTATGCTGAAATAGCAGGTATTGAGATGGTTGTTATTGATAACAACACTACGATCAGCGAGTTTAAGAAAGAACTGCGCATGAATGAAATCTATTACATGTTAAACAAAGCTCTTTGCTAA
- a CDS encoding ribulokinase, whose amino-acid sequence MDKFVIGLDYGSDSARALVVNALTGEALATSVKYYPRWQKGLYCNPAINQYRQHPQDYIDVLEATVKEALAACPQGTAEKVIGIAFDTTGSTPAFTDATGTPLALLPEFTENPNAMFVLWKDHTAIKEAAEVNKLCANWKIDYSAYEGGIYSSEWFWAKALHVLRQDESVRAKAYSIVEYCEWLPALITGVTKSDDIVRSRCACGHKAMWHEKWGGLPSEEFLTALDPLLAGFRARLFDKTETADKPVGKLNAEWAKRLGLTTNVVVAGGAFDCHMGAVGAGVTPHTFVRVIGTSTCDIMVASYEEIGEKLIKGICGQVDGSVIPGMVGLEAGQSAFGDIYAWFKQVLEFPLKNIIGESTLIDEATKAKLIDEACNSIIPALTKEAEKIPVSESSIIATDWMNGRRTPDANQLLKGTITGLSLASSAPRIFRALVEATAFGSKAIVNRFRNEGVRIDSVIGIGGIALKSPFVMQTLSDVLNMPIKVCKTDQACALGAAMFAATAAGEYSKIEDAQNAMSSGFAFEYSPIAENAKVYQDIYEKYIKVGQFTEKELFS is encoded by the coding sequence ATGGATAAATTCGTTATAGGACTTGATTATGGTAGCGACTCTGCCCGTGCACTTGTAGTAAATGCACTCACGGGAGAGGCGTTAGCCACATCCGTTAAATATTATCCCCGATGGCAAAAAGGATTGTACTGCAATCCTGCCATCAACCAATATCGCCAGCATCCGCAAGATTACATTGATGTACTGGAAGCTACCGTGAAAGAGGCTCTTGCAGCTTGTCCTCAGGGAACTGCCGAGAAGGTGATTGGTATTGCTTTTGATACTACAGGAAGTACTCCTGCTTTTACAGATGCCACAGGCACTCCGTTAGCACTGCTGCCGGAGTTTACGGAAAACCCAAATGCAATGTTTGTGTTGTGGAAAGACCATACTGCCATTAAAGAAGCAGCCGAAGTAAACAAACTTTGTGCAAACTGGAAGATTGACTATTCGGCTTACGAAGGGGGAATTTATTCTTCTGAATGGTTTTGGGCCAAAGCTCTCCATGTTCTCCGTCAGGATGAAAGTGTAAGAGCAAAAGCTTACTCCATCGTAGAATATTGCGAATGGTTGCCTGCTTTGATTACCGGGGTAACTAAAAGTGATGATATTGTTCGCAGTCGTTGTGCATGCGGACACAAAGCGATGTGGCACGAGAAATGGGGAGGACTTCCAAGTGAAGAATTCCTAACGGCACTTGATCCATTGTTAGCAGGTTTCAGAGCACGCTTGTTCGACAAAACCGAAACAGCAGACAAACCTGTAGGAAAGTTGAACGCAGAGTGGGCCAAACGTTTGGGACTAACAACTAATGTAGTAGTAGCCGGCGGAGCATTCGACTGCCACATGGGTGCCGTGGGTGCGGGAGTTACTCCACACACGTTCGTTCGTGTCATCGGAACTTCTACTTGCGACATCATGGTTGCTTCGTATGAAGAGATTGGCGAGAAACTAATCAAAGGTATTTGCGGACAAGTAGACGGATCAGTTATTCCGGGTATGGTTGGACTGGAAGCCGGACAATCAGCCTTTGGAGACATCTATGCATGGTTCAAACAGGTACTTGAGTTCCCTTTGAAAAATATCATTGGAGAAAGTACGTTGATTGATGAGGCTACAAAAGCCAAGTTAATAGACGAAGCTTGCAACAGCATTATCCCTGCACTGACCAAAGAAGCAGAAAAAATTCCTGTGAGTGAAAGTAGCATCATAGCAACCGACTGGATGAACGGCAGACGTACTCCGGATGCTAACCAACTATTGAAAGGTACGATCACCGGCCTGTCTCTGGCTAGCTCGGCACCACGTATTTTCCGCGCATTGGTTGAAGCAACAGCTTTTGGTTCAAAAGCGATTGTCAACCGTTTTAGGAATGAAGGTGTACGGATTGATAGTGTTATTGGAATCGGTGGTATTGCGCTTAAATCTCCATTTGTGATGCAAACACTTAGTGACGTACTTAACATGCCTATCAAAGTTTGCAAGACAGACCAGGCTTGTGCTCTTGGTGCAGCAATGTTTGCCGCTACAGCAGCAGGCGAATATAGTAAGATAGAAGACGCTCAAAATGCCATGTCATCCGGATTTGCTTTTGAATATTCCCCAATAGCAGAGAATGCAAAAGTCTATCAGGATATCTATGAAAAGTACATTAAAGTAGGACAGTTTACAGAAAAAGAACTTTTCTCATAA